The sequence CGGCGTGCCTGGCCGTCGACGCGGCGGCCGCCGGCGGCACCAGCGACAGCAGCACGTCGCTGGCGGCGACGACGTTTTCCAGCGAGCCGAGCACTTCCAGCCCGGCGGCGGTCGCCAACCTCGCCGTCTCGGTGCTCCGGCCGTCGACGGTGGTCACAACGCGGTATCCGGCGCCGGAAAGCAACCGTCCCAGCGCGCTGCCCATCTCGCCCGGATACAAAACCCCAATGGTTGCCAAATTGGACGTGCCTTGCATTGCTTATCCCTCAGTAGACAAAAGAGTGCCGACGAAAAGAGGTCTTTGATTGTTTGCGTCATCCGCCACGGGCCGGCCGAGCTTCGATGTATGGAGCTGCTCCAAGACGTCCTGAAAGCGGTCGATCATGTTCCGCATTGAATGGTGTTCGACTACCTGCCAGCGTGCCTCTTGGCCCAGGCTCCGCGCCAGCCGTGGATCGCGGAACAACTCCACGACGCGGGCCGACAGAGTCGCCGCGTCACCCGGCTCGGCCAGATAACCGACTTCGCCGTCGCGCACCGTCTCCGGTACGGAACCGACGCGTGTTGCCACGACCGGCTTGCCGCTCGCCAGCGCTTCGAGAATCGAGATCGGGTTCGCTTCGATGTGCGACGTCAACACGAAGACATCGAACAGAGCCAGCAAATCGGGCACGTCGGCGCGATTGCCCAGGAAGTGGACGGAGTCGGCCAGACCGAGTTGCTCGACATGGGCAGCGAGGCGGTGACGGTCCGGCCCATCGCCGACGATCAGAAACTGAGCATCCTTGACCTGCTCGCGCACCAGCGCGGCCACGCGCAAGAAGAGATCGTGATTCTTTTCGCGACTAAGTCGGGCCACGATGCCCGCCACGGGCGTCGCCGGCGGCAGCCCGACTTCGCCACGCAGCTTTTCGTCGGCCGGACGCGGCCGGAAACGTTCCGTATCGACTCCGCTGGCGACGACGTGTACCCGGTGTGCGGGAAGCTTTTCGACGTCGATCAAATAACGTCCGTGCGGCGGCGCAACGGCCAGGAAGGCGTCGGTCAGCGGCGTGAGCAAGCGGTTCAGCCTTCCGATACAATCGGGCCAGCCCGTCGAGTGCAGCCAGGCGGCGATCACCGGAACACCTGCCAGCCAAGCCGCGATGCGTCCCCAGAACATACGATCGCCCGCACCCACCGTGACGACGACGTCGATCTGGCGTCGGCGGAGAAGGCGCGCCAGGCGCACCACGACGGCGACGTCATACTTATGTCGGAGGAGATGGTGAAAGACCGGCACGTCGTCGGGCACTTGCGGCGCGAGAGGACCATCGGCCTTCAGGCAGCAGATTTCGGGCAAAAACCGGCTGCGATCGAGGCCGCGGACCAGCTCGATTTGCAGTGATTCGGCGCCGCCGACGAACAAGGACGTGTTGACGAACATCAACCGCAACGGTTCTGCTCTGTAGGGAACGCCCTCCGTGGCGTTCCGCGGCGCGCGGGTTGACGCCGACGCCGGGTCCGCGGAACGCCACGGAGGGCGTTCCCTACAGATGGCTGCGGCCAGCAGCTTCCTGCGGTATCGCGCGAGCGTGGCGGCGATCTCTTGCTTCTCGGCCCGATCGAACACCAGGCCGGTGCCGGCGGCTGCCAGGCCGACGAGGAGCAATGCCGCCATAGCCCACCAAGGTCCGAACCACAATACCAACGGCATGGCCGACACCAGCCACGTGCCCGGATGGAGCGCGAACCCATGAGCGTGGCTCAACCCATAAACCACGAGCAACAAGACAACATGGGCGGCGCACGTGCCGTAGGCCACGCCGTGAATCCCAAAGCGCGGCGCCAGAACGAGATTCAAACCGATGCTCGCCATCAGGCCCACTGCGTAGGCCACGCTGACTAAAACGGCCCTTTCGGCGCACCACAAATAACTCTTGGCCAGACAAACCAGGCCGGACCAGCAGGCATACGCCAGGGCCAAAGAAAGGATGGCGGGCGCCGCGTGGAATTTGCCGCGCAACGCCCAGTCGAACAACAGCGGCGAGAAAAACAGGACCGCCGTGGCGGCGGCAACCAGGCCGATGCCCGTCAGTTTCAACAGCAGATTGAGCCGCTCCGAGACCGCGGCTCTGGGGCCAACTTCCCAATCGTGGCTGAGGAACGGCAGGCTCACCGTCGCCAATAAACCGCAGACATTCATCAACAGCGTGGGCACGATGCGTGAGCTGTAGTATTCGCCCACCATCGACAACGAGTCGGCGGCGGTTTGGCCCGAGTGGTGCAGCAGGATGTACCGATCGGCCATGCCGAACAGGTTGCCCAGGGCCTGCGAGAGCCACAGTGCCGCGGCGAACGGCACGACTTTCGGCCAGATTGTCGGTTGCCCCATCGCCTGGTCTTGTCCCGCGGGCAGCGAGCGCCACAGCGGTCGTATCCACCACATCGCCACCAGCGCCGAGAGCAGGCAGGCCGAGGCATAAGCCAGCACGACGCTGAGCACGCCGGCCTGCCAGCCCGCAAGCAAGGCCACGCCCAGCGCGGCGAAGACGAGCGTGTTGAACAGTTCCAGACCGCTGGCCAATCGCTGCATGCGCAGCGAGATCAACAGCTCGGTGATGAGATTATAGGCGACCAGCGTCAGCAGGGCGAAGGTCAGCGCCAACACCTGATCGGTGCGATCGGCGCGGCCGAAGATAAAACTCGAGAACCAGCCCCGGTTCATCACCACGGCGGTACACGCGGCGATGGCCAGCACCGAGGTAACCCCCAGGATCCGTCGCAGGAACGGTCGCAGTTGGCCGCGCTGCCGATAAAACGAGACATAGCGGCCAAGGCAGCCGGGCAAGCTCAGCACGGCGACGGGAACGGCCAGCGTCAAAAAGCTGAAGGCCATGTCCCACTGGCCCAGCTCTTCGGCCGAAAGCCAGAGGCAAAACAGCACGTTGCGCGCGAAGCCGACGAACCGCTGGACCACCGTCATCGACAGCAAAATGACGAGGCTGTCGGCCAGGCGATCGGCCTGCGGAACGTGTTTCGCCCTGAGAAGCGCTGGCGTCATCGAATTGCCCCCGAAACCGCCGCCTCGCGCGGCGGCAATGGTTGTTGATAATCGAACCGCTCGATCCGCCGCAAATGAAGAGGATCGATCGACGCCCAGTTCTTGAGGCGGATGATCTGGCCGTCGACGCAGCGCCGTTGAAGGTGAAAGGCGTCGTCGCCGGGAAAGTTGTAGCCGCCGTAGGCGGAACAAACGCCGGCATAACCCGCCTCGCGGGCCAGGCGAAATGCGGCCGCGGTCAGGTTCTGGTGCAGGCCGAACGGAAACGCGAAATAACGGACCGGTACTCCCAGGGCGGCTTCCAGGTCGCTGCGCGCGATGACCAGCTCGTCGAACAAGCGCTCGGCGTCGCAGACGCGGCCCAGGTCGACGTGGGTGCGCGTATGCGCGCCGATCTCGATGCCCGCCGCGGCCAGCGCCCGCAATTCACCGAGACTGTTGGGAGCAAGGTAGTTGCCCATGGCGCGGTCGTGCTCGAAGGCGGCACCGTCCAGCACGGGGTGCGTCGAAACGAAATAGGTGCAAGGGATGCCCAGTTCGATCAAGAGCGGCAGGGCCCGCTCGCAGTTGACCGCATAACCATCGTCGAACGTCAGGCTCACGCTGGGCCGGTGGTTGGCGCCCGATTCGATGCGGCGCTGGGCCTCGTCCAAGGAGATCAAATCGAACTTCTCTTTGAGCCAAAAGATGGCCTCACAGAATTCGGAGGTGCGCGTGGTCCAGTTGTTGGCGCGATCGTCGGCGATACGATGGAACACGGGCACGACAATCGGCGCGCGTCCCCGGCGCATCCATTCGTGGACCGTGCGGCGACGATAGCTGCTAGTGCCGCGGAAATAGAGCTGCAGCAGCAGGCGTTTGAGGGTATCCATGATTTCACGCTAGGTAGTGAGACCAACTTCGCCCTTGGGAGCCGTCACCTGACGCCCGAGGAGCCAAACGAATGCCCACCCGTCACGCGCGTAGCGCCCCAGCAACCGTCGTGGTTCCGTTGCTACGCGATGCATCCATTCCAGGCCGGTCCGCCGCATCCAAAGCGGCGCGCGCGGTTTCTCCGCGGCCAGGAAGTCAATCGTGGCCCCCACGCACAAGGCCACCGACACGGCCAACCGCTGCCGATGAGCATGCACCCACAGTTCTTGCTTCGGAGCGCCCAGGCCGACGATCAGCACGTCCGGCGAGGCGCGGTTGATGTCGGCCACAATTGTTTCATTCACGCTCGGCTGGCGTTCGAAGCCCGGCGGCGGCGAATTGGTGCCGACGACCCTCGTTTTCGGCCAGGTCGCTTCGATACGCTGCGCGGCGCGCTCGGCCACTCCCGGCGCGGCCCCTAACAAGTAGGCTCGGATGCCGTCCCTCGGCTGTGCCGCTTCGAACAGCCGCGGCACCAGATCGCTGCCGGCCACACGTCCGGGCACCGGACGTCGCAGGAGGCGGGCCGTGAGCAGTACCGGCATGCCGTCGACGAGCACCAAGTCGGCATCGCGGTAGACGCCGCGCAGCCCGGCGTGGCGGTCGAGCAGCACGGTGTGGTTCACGTTCGGCGTCACGACGAAGCGGCACGCTCGCTGCCGCGAGGAAATCCACGCCAGCACTTGGTCGACGGCTTCGTCCATCGTCAAGGGATCGACTTCGTAATTGAATAACCTGACGCGCGGTTTCATGTTTTGTTGGTTTCCCCTGGCTGCGCCTCACCGTAGGGTGGGACCAGCGAGCTTGCGAGCGCCGGCCCACCATTAGCGACGTCCCAATCGTCGGTGGGCCGGCGCTCGCAAGCTCGCGGGTCCCACCCTACATTCCCTACGTTCAGGACCTCCTCATACACGTCGGCCACGCCGGCCGCCATGCTGGCGTCGGAGTAACAACTCCGTTGTTTGCGAAGCGCATGCAGGCGTAGTGGCTGCGTGTCGATCTCGCCCCCCATCGCTTTGTGAATCACCGCGGCCAGACCGACGGCATCGCCGGGACGTGCCAACAGGCCGTCTACGCCGTCGACAATCAAATCGGTAATGCCATCGACGCGGGTTCCGATCACCACCACGCCCGCGGCCATCGCTTCCAAAGCCGACATCGGCATTGCCTCGCTCACCAGGCTGGGCAGCACGAGGGCGTCCATTTCGGCCAATTCCGCGTTCACGTCTTCACGAAAACCGGTCCACTCGATGAGCTCGTCGATGCCCTCGGTTTTCGCCAGACGTTTGACGGACTTTTCGTATTCGGGCGATTGGAAACGGCCGACGGCGCGAAAGCGGACCGGGCAACCCTGCTGCCGCAGAAGGGACAGCGATCTCAGCAACACTTCCAGCCCCTTGCGCGGCCGGAACAGCGCAATCATCCCGATGGTCGGCGGCCGCTCTGCCGAGGCAACGGACCGGCGCACCGGCACGCCGTTGGGGGTCAGTCGCAATTGGCGTGGCGAATAGCCGCGACTCAGCAGGTAACGGTGCAAGCTGGCCGAGACGGCAAGCACTTTGGCGGCCGGATACGTGGCCAGCCGCTCGACGACCAGATTGAGCCGGTCTTGCCACCGCCGGCGGCCGACTTCGACGGCCGTTTGACAATGAACGTGGTGTATCAACGGAACGCCCGACAGGCGGGCCGCCGGCAGGCCGACGAGCGCCGTGCGCGGCGTGTGTGTATGGACCAGCCTGTAATTGCCGTCGCGAACGATGCCTGCCAGCCGGCGCACCGGCGACAGGTCGAGCTTGCCTCGCATGGGAAGCTCGAACAGCGGCGCCGCTTTCGCCCGCCGCGCCTCGGCAAAACGCCGCGGCTTGAGACAGGCGAAACCGACCTCATAGCCGTAATCGGGTAAGCGAAGCGCCAGCGTGTCCTGCACCCGTTCAGCACCGGCATAGTCCTCGCCGTTGATGACGTGCAACACACGCACGGGCGATCGCTTGACGGTCACCACACGATCGTTTTCAAGTTCAGCGAGAGAGGAAATCATGGTTCAATACGCTCCACGCCGGCTGAGCACGCACCAGGGCGTGACGGCCAGCAACTTGAGGTCGGTCCAGAGGCACTGGTGGTTGAGATACCAGACGTCCATCCGCATCCACTCCTCGAAACCGATCTCGCTTCGCCCCGAAACTTGCCACAGGCAGGTCAGGCCCGGCTTGACCGCCAATCGCTGCCGTTGCCACGGCTCGTACTGACGGACCTCCTGCGCCAAGGCCGGCCGCGGTCCCACCAGCGACATCTGGCCGAGCAACACGTTGAACAACTGCGGCGTCTCATCGATGCTCAGCGATCGCAGCAGCCGCCCGACGCGGGTGATGCGCGGGTCGCTGAAGTTCTTGAAGATCGGGCCGTCTTGGTGGTTGGCGATGGCCCGCTGCTGTGCCGCGGCTCCGACGATCATCGTGCGGAACTTGTACATCCGAAACGGCGTTCCCATCAGTCCGACCCGCTCTTGCACAAACACCGGCCTGCCCCTGGTGGTCCACATCAGCACCAGCCAAGTAACGAACATCACCGGCGACAGGAGGAGCAGAATCGCCATGGCGCCGAGCACGTCGATCGACCGTTTGGTGAACAAGTAAATCCACGTGCGATTGCCGGCCGGTACGAGCGGTGTGGAGAATGAATCCGATCGGGGCGGCGACCCGTTTGCGACATCGTCGAGTGCCGCAACGGCCGCTCGACGCGCGGGTGCTTCGACCGGCGGGGCCAACCGCGGTGATGGCGCTTCGAGCAAGGAAGTGGTCGAGGGTGACAAGGCTCGTTCCTTTCGCATCTTCGCTGGCAGGCCGACTCGCTCCGCGAGCTCGGCCCACCCCGACTTGATAGAGAGCGGCGTCCTCCTGCAGCCAC is a genomic window of Pirellulales bacterium containing:
- a CDS encoding glycosyltransferase, which gives rise to MTPALLRAKHVPQADRLADSLVILLSMTVVQRFVGFARNVLFCLWLSAEELGQWDMAFSFLTLAVPVAVLSLPGCLGRYVSFYRQRGQLRPFLRRILGVTSVLAIAACTAVVMNRGWFSSFIFGRADRTDQVLALTFALLTLVAYNLITELLISLRMQRLASGLELFNTLVFAALGVALLAGWQAGVLSVVLAYASACLLSALVAMWWIRPLWRSLPAGQDQAMGQPTIWPKVVPFAAALWLSQALGNLFGMADRYILLHHSGQTAADSLSMVGEYYSSRIVPTLLMNVCGLLATVSLPFLSHDWEVGPRAAVSERLNLLLKLTGIGLVAAATAVLFFSPLLFDWALRGKFHAAPAILSLALAYACWSGLVCLAKSYLWCAERAVLVSVAYAVGLMASIGLNLVLAPRFGIHGVAYGTCAAHVVLLLVVYGLSHAHGFALHPGTWLVSAMPLVLWFGPWWAMAALLLVGLAAAGTGLVFDRAEKQEIAATLARYRRKLLAAAICRERPPWRSADPASASTRAPRNATEGVPYRAEPLRLMFVNTSLFVGGAESLQIELVRGLDRSRFLPEICCLKADGPLAPQVPDDVPVFHHLLRHKYDVAVVVRLARLLRRRQIDVVVTVGAGDRMFWGRIAAWLAGVPVIAAWLHSTGWPDCIGRLNRLLTPLTDAFLAVAPPHGRYLIDVEKLPAHRVHVVASGVDTERFRPRPADEKLRGEVGLPPATPVAGIVARLSREKNHDLFLRVAALVREQVKDAQFLIVGDGPDRHRLAAHVEQLGLADSVHFLGNRADVPDLLALFDVFVLTSHIEANPISILEALASGKPVVATRVGSVPETVRDGEVGYLAEPGDAATLSARVVELFRDPRLARSLGQEARWQVVEHHSMRNMIDRFQDVLEQLHTSKLGRPVADDANNQRPLFVGTLLSTEG
- a CDS encoding polysaccharide deacetylase family protein, coding for MDTLKRLLLQLYFRGTSSYRRRTVHEWMRRGRAPIVVPVFHRIADDRANNWTTRTSEFCEAIFWLKEKFDLISLDEAQRRIESGANHRPSVSLTFDDGYAVNCERALPLLIELGIPCTYFVSTHPVLDGAAFEHDRAMGNYLAPNSLGELRALAAAGIEIGAHTRTHVDLGRVCDAERLFDELVIARSDLEAALGVPVRYFAFPFGLHQNLTAAAFRLAREAGYAGVCSAYGGYNFPGDDAFHLQRRCVDGQIIRLKNWASIDPLHLRRIERFDYQQPLPPREAAVSGAIR
- a CDS encoding WecB/TagA/CpsF family glycosyltransferase, which translates into the protein MKPRVRLFNYEVDPLTMDEAVDQVLAWISSRQRACRFVVTPNVNHTVLLDRHAGLRGVYRDADLVLVDGMPVLLTARLLRRPVPGRVAGSDLVPRLFEAAQPRDGIRAYLLGAAPGVAERAAQRIEATWPKTRVVGTNSPPPGFERQPSVNETIVADINRASPDVLIVGLGAPKQELWVHAHRQRLAVSVALCVGATIDFLAAEKPRAPLWMRRTGLEWMHRVATEPRRLLGRYARDGWAFVWLLGRQVTAPKGEVGLTT
- a CDS encoding glycosyltransferase; the protein is MISSLAELENDRVVTVKRSPVRVLHVINGEDYAGAERVQDTLALRLPDYGYEVGFACLKPRRFAEARRAKAAPLFELPMRGKLDLSPVRRLAGIVRDGNYRLVHTHTPRTALVGLPAARLSGVPLIHHVHCQTAVEVGRRRWQDRLNLVVERLATYPAAKVLAVSASLHRYLLSRGYSPRQLRLTPNGVPVRRSVASAERPPTIGMIALFRPRKGLEVLLRSLSLLRQQGCPVRFRAVGRFQSPEYEKSVKRLAKTEGIDELIEWTGFREDVNAELAEMDALVLPSLVSEAMPMSALEAMAAGVVVIGTRVDGITDLIVDGVDGLLARPGDAVGLAAVIHKAMGGEIDTQPLRLHALRKQRSCYSDASMAAGVADVYEEVLNVGNVGWDPRACERRPTDDWDVANGGPALASSLVPPYGEAQPGETNKT
- a CDS encoding sugar transferase: MSPSTTSLLEAPSPRLAPPVEAPARRAAVAALDDVANGSPPRSDSFSTPLVPAGNRTWIYLFTKRSIDVLGAMAILLLLSPVMFVTWLVLMWTTRGRPVFVQERVGLMGTPFRMYKFRTMIVGAAAQQRAIANHQDGPIFKNFSDPRITRVGRLLRSLSIDETPQLFNVLLGQMSLVGPRPALAQEVRQYEPWQRQRLAVKPGLTCLWQVSGRSEIGFEEWMRMDVWYLNHQCLWTDLKLLAVTPWCVLSRRGAY